From Salvelinus fontinalis isolate EN_2023a chromosome 37, ASM2944872v1, whole genome shotgun sequence, the proteins below share one genomic window:
- the cgasa gene encoding LOW QUALITY PROTEIN: cyclic GMP-AMP synthase (The sequence of the model RefSeq protein was modified relative to this genomic sequence to represent the inferred CDS: deleted 2 bases in 1 codon; substituted 1 base at 1 genomic stop codon), producing MSGRGKPKKSPAGPAQRVQPGPEPVCAKNGSVGGCHAVMDTKETQQIPEEKKPKEHNQPKCTTEGKPTVPPETGSRIVDSHQDKILFTTLDKLKIKRTDKSESSRMVNDVVKRISDHMKKCTECFKNVNVLRTGSYYENLKISNPDEFGVMFYCPVERVDIRTFGDDGAFYSVAFKRGKHPLDPFLNKDKDNTVSASEMLSEFRNEVIKSVKKQKDVLLEKKGCPAVTLTINGTGGTVPISLDIVLGLQVKSSWPTFAQEGFKIDNLLGTKVKKLLKSQSYYLVPKYEGKGTVELEGVCARDSWRISFSHVEKSILTNHGSQKTCCEASGIRCCRKDCLKHLLSLLKAEDPSLSKFCSYHAKTTLLHACCSRTKDSDWEATQLGPCFQQLLRDFEGHLKDGKLPNFFIPTHNLLGSGHDRKSCQILAXCIEEQRNKGFPVFG from the exons ATGAGCGGGAGAGGGAAGCCAAAAAAAAGTCCAGCCGGGCCCGCGCAAAGAGTCCAGCCGGGGCCAGAACCAGTGTGTGCCAAGAATGGTTCCGTTGGAGGTTGCCATGCAGTGATGGACACGAAGGAAACGCAACAGATTCCTGAGGAAAAGAAACCCAAGGAGCATAATCAGCCTAAGTGCACCACTGAGGGAAAGCcaactgtgccaccagagaccgGATCAAGAATTGTTGACTCACATCAGGATAAGATCCTGTTTACAACACTTGATAAATTAAAGATTAAGAGGACAGATAAATCGGAATCATCAAGAATGGTCAATGACGTGGTAAAGCGTATAAGTGACCACATGAAAAAGTGTACAGAATGcttcaaaaatgtaaatgttctgCGCACTGGAAGTTACTACGAAAATCTAAAG ATTTCTAATCCTGACGAATTTGGCGTGATGTTTTATTGTCCGGTCGAGCGGGTGGATATTCGGACATTTGGGGATGATGGAGCTTTTTATAGCGTGGCATTTAAACGGGGAAAACACCCTCTGGATCCCTTTCTAAATAAGGATAAGGACAACACGGTATCTGCGAGTGAAATGCTTTCGGAGTTCAGAAACGAAGTGATAAAGTCTGTGAAGAAACAGAAAG ACGTGTTGTTGGAGAAGAAGGGTTGCCCGGCGGTGACCTTAACGATAAACGGGACGGGA GGAACTGTCCCCATCTCACTGGACATTGTTCTGGGACTACAGGTCAAATCGAGCTGGCCCACTTTCGCCCAGGAAGGCTTCAAAATAGACAACTTGCTTGGGACCAAAGTGAAGAAATTACTTAAGTCACAGTCATACTACCTCGTTCCGAAGTACGAGGGAAAGGGCACGGTGGAACTGGAAGGGGTCTGCGCTAGAG ACTCTTGGCGCATCTCATTCTCGCATGTGGAGAAGAGTATCCTAACAAATCATGGCTCCCAGAAGACCTGTTGCGAGGCCAGCGGAATTCGCTGCTGCAG GAAGGACTGTCTGAAGCACCTGTTAAGCCTTTTGAAGGCAGAGGACCCTAGTCTGTCCAAGTTCTGTTCCTACCACGCAAAGACCACCCTTCTGCACGCATGCTGCTCCAGGACCAAAGACAGTGACTGGGAGGCGACGCAGCTGGGACCCTGCTTCCAGCAGCTGCTGAGGGACTTTGAGGGCCACCTGAAAGACGGCAAGCTCCCCAACTTCTTCATCCCCACACACAACCTGCTGGGCTCTGGCCACGACCGCAAGAGCTGCCAGATCCTGGCCTAGTGCATTGAGGAGCAGCGCAACAAAGGTTTCCCTGTCTTCGGCTAG
- the eef1a1a gene encoding elongation factor 1-alpha 1a, whose product MGKEKLHINIVVIGHVDSGKSTTTGHLIYKCGGIDKRTIEKFEKEAAEMGKGSFKYAWVLDKLKAERERGITIDISLWKFETSKYYVTIIDAPGHRDFIKNMITGTSQADCAVLIVAAGVGEFEAGISKNGQTREHALLAYTLGVKQLIVGINKMDSTEPTYSQKRYEEIVKEVSTYIKKIGYNPDTVAFVPISGWNGDNMLEASPNMTWFKGWKITRKDGSSSGTTLLEALDAIQPPSRPTDKPLRLPLQDVYKIGGIGTVPVGRVETGMIKPGMVVTFAPVNVTTEVKSVEMHHEALTEAMPGDNVGFNVKNVSVKDIRRGNVAGDSKNDPPMEAAVFTAQVIILNHPGQISAGYAPVLDCHTAHIACKFAELKEKIDRRSGKKLEDNPKALKSGDAAIVDMVPGKPMCVESFSEYPPLGRFAVRDMRQTVAVGVIKGVEKKAPSTGKVTKSAQKAQKTK is encoded by the exons ATGGGCAAGGAGAAGCTCCACATCAACATTGTGGTGATCGGCCACGTGGACTCTGGCAAGTCCACCACCACTGGCCACCTGATCTACAAGTGCGGTGGCATTGACAAGAGGACCATCGAAAAGTTTGAGAAGGAGGCTGCTGAG aTGGGGAAGGGCTCCTTTAAGTATGCCTGGGTGCTGGACAAGCTGAAGGCAGAGAGGGAGCGTGGCATCACCATTGACATCTCACTGTGGAAATTTGAGACCAGCAAGTACTACGTCACCATTATCGACGCCCCCGGACACAGGGACTTCATCAAGAACATGATCACTGGAACATCCCAG GCAGACTGTGCCGTGCTGATTGTGGCAGCCGGTGTGGGTGAATTCGAGGCCGGCATCTCAAAGAACGGGCAGACGCGCGAGCACGCCCTCCTGGCCTACACCCTGGGGGTCAAGCAGCTGATCGTGGGCATCAACAAGATGGACTCCACTGAGCCCACCTACAGCCAGAAGCGTTATGAGGAGATTGTGAAGGAAGTCAGCACCTACATCAAGAAGATTGGCTACAACCCGGATACGGTGGCCTTTGTTCCCATTTCTGGCTGGAACGGAGACAACATGCTGGAGGCCAGTCCTAAT ATGACCTGGTTTAAGGGATGGAAGATCACCAGGAAGGATGGCAGTTCGTCCGGGACCACCCTGCTGGAAGCTCTGGATGCTATTCAGCCCCCGTCCCGCCCCACCGACAAGCCCCTCCGCCTACCCCTGCAGGATGTCTACAAGATTGGAG GTATTGGCACAGTGCCTGTGGGGCGTGTGGAGACGGGCATGATCAAGCCAGGCATGGTGGTGACCTTTGCCCCTGTTAATGTGACCACTGAGGTGAAGTCTGTGGAGATGCACCACGAGGCCCTGACCGAAGCAATGCCCGGAGACAACGTGGGCTTCAATGTCAAGAATGTGTCTGTCAAGGACATTCGCCGTGGCAACGTGGCCGGAGACAGCAAGAACGACCCCCCAATGGAGGCAGCAGTCTTCACTGCTCAG GTGATCATCCTGAACCACCCAGGGCAGATCAGTGCTGGCTATGCCCCAGTGCTGGACTGCCACACTGCCCACATCGCCTGCAAGTTTGCTGAGCTCAAGGAGAAGATTGACCGTCGCTCAGGCAAGAAGCTGGAGGACAACCCAAAGGCTCTGAAGTCTGGAGACGCCGCCATTGTGGACATGGTCCCGGGAAAGCCCATGTGTGTGGAGAGCTTCTCAGAGTACCCTCCACTGG GTCGTTTTGCAGTGCGTGACATGCGCCAGACTGTGGCAGTCGGGGTGATCAAGGGTGTTGAGAAGAAAGCCCCCTCCACTGGTAAGGTCACCAAGTCTGCCCAAAAGGCCCAGAAGACCAAATGA